One window from the genome of Diabrotica virgifera virgifera chromosome 6, PGI_DIABVI_V3a encodes:
- the LOC126886511 gene encoding zinc finger protein 501-like isoform X1, producing MELSQVSEKSCKRETSNHEVDYALLDTMKVEIKEEPLTESAQDAFVYSDLKEPVKTKIKQDEHKFAALEEKQVAEESFLQEENKMQIMEPLNKPSYHKGNYISRCSEGKRLSKNNKVQTDQECSKCEICFNQFTTVSSLKRHMRLHTGEKPYKCEICFKQFSEATSLRNHSVVHTGEKRYKCEICLKQFTQKISLYQHTKVHTGEKPYKCEICFKQFSLATNLAKHSSVHSGEKPYKCEICFKQFSEATSLKNHSVVHTGQKRYKCEICLKQFTQKICLYRHTKVHTGEKPYKCEICFKQFTQKGSLYRHTKVHTGEKPYKCEICFKQFSVAHHLKDHIKRHTGEKPYKCQICFQRFSQQSNLKIHMRVHTGEKPYKCEICFKQFTHKNSLRKHTSTKVHAGQKL from the exons ATGGAATTATCACAAGTTAGTGAAAAATCCTGTAAAAGGGAAACATCAAATCATGAGGTAGATTATGCTCTTCTGGATACCATGAAAGTTGAAATTAAAGAAGAACCCTTGACGGAAAGTGCACAGGATGCATTTGTTTATTCTGATTTAAAAGAACCTGTAAAGACTAAAATTAAACAAGACGAGCATAAGTTTGCAGCACTTGAAGAAAAACAAGTTGCTGAAGAAA GTTTCCTCCAAGAGGAGAACAAAATGCAAATTATGGAAccattaaataaaccttcatatcATAAAGGAAACTATATAAGTAGATGCAGTGAGGGAAAAAGATTAAGTAAAAACAATAAAGTTCAGACTGACCAAGAATGTtctaagtgtgaaatttgttttaatcaGTTTACTACTGTATCTAGTTTGAAACGACATATGCGattgcatactggagaaaaaccttataagtgcgaaatctgttttaagcagttcaGTGAGGCAACTTCTTTAAGAAACCATTCGGTGGTGCACACGGGAGAAAAACGTTATAAATGCGAAATTTGTCTTAAGCAGTTTACTCAGAAAATTTCTTTATATCAACATACGAAAGTTCACacaggagaaaaaccttacaagtgcgaaatttgttttaaacagtttagtctAGCAACCAATTTGGCAAAACATTCGAGTGTGCActctggagaaaaaccttacaagtgtgaaatttgttttaagcagttcagTGAGGCAACTTCTTTAAAAAACCATTCGGTGGTGCACACTGGACAAAAACGTTATAAATGCGAAATTTGTCTTAAGCAGTTTACTcagaaaatttgtttatatcgACATACGAAAGTTCATacaggagaaaaaccttacaagtgcgaaatttgttttaagcaatttactcaGAAAGGTTCTTTATATCGACATACGAAAGTTCACAcgggagaaaaaccttataagtgcgaaatctgttttaagcagtttagtgtaGCACATCATTTGAAAGATCATATAAAAaggcacactggtgaaaaaccatacaagtgccAAATTTGTTTTCAGCGGTTTTCGCAGCaaagtaatttaaaaatacatatgagagtgcacactggagaaaaaccttacaagtgtgaaatttgtttcaagcagttCACTCATAAAAATTCTTTGCGTAAACATACGAGTACGAAAGTTCACGCTGGACAAAAACTTTAG